In a genomic window of Thermoproteus tenax Kra 1:
- a CDS encoding cytochrome b, which translates to MSQRRGLIERISDWIADVFHLRDVPFMGVPDYMFSIEYWLGAIATSALIWQAITGLLLMLYYEPASAYQSTMYILGNIPFGKILLPSHLYGAYIMIFAVYIHGLYEFFRGNYKRPRGAQWVLGVLLFAITLGTAFLGYSLTGDVLSVDAVDVGKAVVSSIGLSGLIPVIFGAGGSAATYLRFLGWHIILAAAIILFFVLHFYLAEQNGFAPEPAEVGYKAPAVLQRNDPRIKPWWPRNFIFMTGIVFLTWGIILFVPSFLQLPGIVNATPVLFSPYPGPSPTSPQAAGFPAYPPWFFLFIYKMADMPFGLGTDIVMAVFIPLIILLLTPLIDRGDALHPLDRPWITALYLTGLAWVIELSLWGAIQPGVPVEPSWILITILPPPVIIFVGMYAAHLVWRRAKEAGALKLAPRVKGSGWPYKKAAEYFGYISGIFAVVLAALSFALNPATQAPYIGIAWGGALIDLSAALLSYFYVTYIE; encoded by the coding sequence ATGTCCCAGAGGCGCGGCTTGATAGAGAGGATCTCCGACTGGATCGCCGATGTGTTCCACCTCAGAGATGTGCCGTTTATGGGGGTGCCAGACTACATGTTCAGCATAGAGTACTGGCTCGGGGCCATAGCTACATCGGCCCTAATTTGGCAGGCGATAACAGGGCTGTTGTTGATGTTGTACTATGAGCCGGCAAGCGCCTATCAGTCCACTATGTACATCTTGGGCAACATCCCGTTCGGCAAAATACTGCTCCCCTCCCATCTCTATGGAGCATATATAATGATCTTCGCCGTCTATATACACGGCCTCTACGAGTTCTTCCGAGGCAACTACAAACGTCCTAGGGGGGCCCAGTGGGTCCTCGGCGTATTGCTATTTGCCATAACCCTAGGCACCGCCTTCCTGGGCTATTCTCTGACCGGCGATGTGTTGTCGGTGGACGCCGTAGATGTGGGCAAAGCCGTAGTTTCGTCCATTGGGTTAAGCGGGCTGATACCCGTCATATTCGGCGCAGGCGGAAGCGCTGCGACCTATCTGAGGTTCCTCGGCTGGCATATAATCCTCGCCGCCGCGATCATACTTTTCTTCGTGCTCCACTTCTATCTGGCGGAGCAGAACGGCTTCGCGCCGGAGCCAGCCGAGGTGGGTTACAAGGCCCCGGCCGTTCTTCAGAGGAACGACCCTAGGATAAAGCCGTGGTGGCCCAGGAACTTCATCTTTATGACGGGCATCGTGTTCTTGACCTGGGGCATTATATTGTTCGTGCCCTCATTCCTCCAGCTCCCCGGCATAGTCAACGCCACGCCTGTGTTGTTCTCGCCGTATCCAGGTCCCTCGCCGACGAGTCCCCAAGCCGCCGGCTTCCCAGCCTATCCGCCGTGGTTCTTCTTGTTCATCTATAAGATGGCCGATATGCCCTTCGGCCTAGGCACAGATATAGTCATGGCCGTCTTCATTCCTCTGATAATCTTATTGCTCACCCCCTTGATAGACAGAGGCGATGCGCTCCACCCGTTGGACAGACCTTGGATAACCGCCTTGTATTTAACGGGGTTGGCGTGGGTGATCGAGCTCAGCCTATGGGGCGCCATACAGCCCGGCGTGCCCGTAGAGCCATCCTGGATCCTCATCACTATACTGCCGCCTCCAGTGATAATCTTCGTCGGCATGTACGCCGCACATCTCGTGTGGCGCAGAGCCAAAGAGGCGGGCGCCCTCAAGCTGGCGCCTAGGGTGAAGGGCTCCGGCTGGCCCTACAAGAAGGCGGCTGAGTACTTCGGCTACATAAGCGGCATCTTCGCCGTGGTGTTGGCCGCGCTGTCGTTTGCGTTGAATCCAGCAACCCAAGCGCCCTATATAGGGATCGCTTGGGGCGGCGCTTTGATAGATTTGTCGGCAGCGTTGTTATCCTACTTCTACGTCACCTATATAGAGTAG
- a CDS encoding TenA family transcriptional regulator, translated as MARVIETLREELRPLNAAALEAAKRADAEALKAFVVNQLYIVPHDLKALSAAMAKASAPDEYAFVKGLIDGDYTALGALRDLAGELGVQLDWARLSPFAVAYTHFLSWLALHGSMGDLAVAMTVNLPVWGEACAILSAKARELGVRSTRFLDMFAGPYEQLTEAAEVIAQRYLDWGRYRFIARAIQTYECAFWQTVTRGDLSACASQRV; from the coding sequence ATGGCCCGCGTAATCGAGACTCTGAGGGAGGAGCTGAGGCCTCTGAACGCGGCGGCGCTGGAGGCGGCCAAGAGGGCCGACGCAGAGGCGCTCAAGGCCTTCGTCGTCAATCAGCTCTACATCGTCCCACACGACCTCAAAGCTCTGTCGGCCGCGATGGCCAAGGCCTCTGCGCCCGACGAGTACGCCTTCGTCAAAGGCTTGATCGACGGAGACTACACAGCCCTCGGAGCTCTGAGAGACCTAGCGGGGGAGCTCGGAGTCCAGCTCGACTGGGCGCGCCTGAGCCCCTTCGCCGTAGCTTATACGCATTTCCTCTCCTGGCTGGCTCTACACGGCAGCATGGGCGACTTGGCCGTAGCCATGACTGTGAATCTGCCCGTATGGGGTGAGGCTTGCGCAATACTTTCGGCCAAGGCGAGGGAGCTCGGCGTTAGGTCCACGAGGTTCCTCGACATGTTCGCAGGCCCCTACGAACAGCTCACAGAGGCAGCCGAGGTCATCGCCCAACGTTATCTAGACTGGGGGAGGTACCGGTTCATTGCTAGGGCCATACAGACGTACGAGTGCGCCTTCTGGCAGACTGTGACCCGCGGAGATCTGTCGGCCTGCGCCTCGCAGAGAGTCTAG
- a CDS encoding enoyl-CoA hydratase/isomerase family protein yields MEKFFNRVKIWNEEGIGVIAVDNGEFNRINRDVLVQLTSALMLASQDPNVDKVVITAMGGAYFTAGIDWVNLGDDYDSVRETVRAIKSLFALMASSAKPVFVVLNGSAVGIGMEIALWADLVIAPPDVYICYPEAKAGIPPAFGARPLLDRLDRLTALRMLSGEAAEAPLLAQRGLIHVVPRGNLMGDAKALVKSLNIPPLSRRLIHRYVKELDEFEAVYVDALMSRCLAKADRERLLKIVAQEVPKCRAKFAS; encoded by the coding sequence ATGGAGAAATTCTTCAATAGAGTCAAAATATGGAACGAAGAGGGGATCGGCGTTATAGCCGTAGACAACGGCGAGTTCAACCGCATCAATAGGGACGTGCTCGTTCAATTGACTTCGGCGCTCATGTTGGCCAGCCAAGACCCGAACGTGGACAAGGTAGTCATAACCGCTATGGGAGGCGCCTACTTCACAGCCGGCATAGACTGGGTCAATCTGGGGGACGACTACGACTCTGTCAGGGAGACGGTCAGAGCCATCAAGTCCCTCTTCGCCCTAATGGCGTCGTCGGCGAAGCCGGTGTTCGTGGTCCTGAACGGGTCTGCGGTGGGCATCGGGATGGAGATTGCGCTCTGGGCGGACTTGGTCATAGCTCCTCCTGACGTCTACATCTGCTACCCCGAGGCAAAGGCCGGCATACCGCCCGCGTTTGGCGCAAGGCCCCTCTTGGACAGATTGGACAGGCTCACGGCCCTGAGGATGCTCTCTGGGGAGGCCGCCGAGGCCCCCCTCTTGGCCCAGAGGGGGCTGATCCACGTGGTGCCGAGAGGCAACTTAATGGGGGACGCCAAGGCCCTGGTCAAATCCCTCAACATACCGCCGCTCTCAAGGAGGCTCATCCACAGATACGTGAAGGAGTTGGATGAATTTGAGGCCGTATATGTGGACGCCCTCATGTCCAGATGTCTGGCGAAGGCCGACAGAGAGAGGCTTTTGAAGATAGTGGCCCAGGAGGTGCCGAAGTGTAGAGCTAAATTCGCCTCGTGA
- a CDS encoding ArsR/SmtB family transcription factor produces MQNGAREKALNRGEECPYHAAALWLFVSSKGAPIRRSIMALLRKRPMNANEIASLLGVDYRSARHHLEILEKYGFVKRLNNDYGAPYFLPDEVYKNWDKLVDLLKSHGVDIEGD; encoded by the coding sequence ATGCAGAATGGAGCCAGGGAGAAGGCCCTAAATAGGGGGGAGGAGTGCCCGTACCACGCGGCCGCCTTGTGGCTTTTCGTGAGCTCCAAGGGCGCGCCCATCCGTCGGTCCATTATGGCCCTCCTGAGGAAGAGGCCCATGAACGCCAACGAGATAGCTAGCCTCTTGGGCGTGGACTACAGATCGGCAAGACACCATCTTGAAATATTGGAGAAATACGGCTTCGTCAAAAGGTTGAACAACGACTACGGCGCGCCCTATTTTCTGCCCGACGAGGTCTACAAAAACTGGGACAAGCTAGTGGACTTGCTCAAAAGCCACGGAGTCGATATTGAGGGCGACTAG
- the tenA gene encoding thiaminase II: MSLTERLRESSEDVWRAILEHPFVVSLYRGDLPLEKFKGYLLQDYNYLVGFARALALAAARAPDVASMKAMLELAHGELTGEMANYESLLRELGLTLEDAIRTRPNPTNVAYMSYLSSVCSLGSFAQCLSALLPCFWTYEAIAERHAGLLASNPVPLYKRWASVYLSSEYKALVRRLRELLESLSPRLEEVAGPFRTASVYELMFWEAAHSGESWPA, encoded by the coding sequence ATGTCTCTGACGGAGAGACTTAGGGAGAGCTCCGAGGATGTCTGGAGGGCCATACTGGAGCACCCCTTCGTCGTCTCGCTGTATAGAGGCGATCTGCCCCTCGAGAAATTCAAAGGCTACCTCCTCCAGGACTACAACTACTTGGTGGGCTTCGCCCGAGCTCTGGCGCTCGCGGCCGCGAGGGCGCCCGACGTGGCCTCCATGAAGGCTATGTTGGAGCTGGCGCACGGAGAGCTGACCGGCGAGATGGCCAACTACGAGTCCCTCTTGAGGGAGCTCGGGCTCACTCTCGAGGACGCGATAAGGACTAGGCCCAACCCCACCAACGTCGCATATATGTCCTATCTCTCCTCGGTCTGCTCCCTCGGCTCCTTCGCCCAGTGTCTCTCCGCCCTTCTGCCCTGTTTTTGGACCTACGAGGCCATAGCTGAGAGACACGCCGGGCTGCTTGCCTCCAATCCCGTCCCGCTGTACAAGAGGTGGGCCTCGGTCTATCTGAGCTCTGAGTACAAGGCGCTAGTGAGGAGGCTCAGAGAGCTCTTGGAGTCCCTCTCGCCGCGTCTGGAGGAGGTCGCCGGGCCCTTCAGAACCGCCTCAGTGTACGAGCTGATGTTCTGGGAGGCGGCTCACTCGGGGGAGTCATGGCCCGCGTAA
- a CDS encoding Rieske 2Fe-2S domain-containing protein gives MEGTNTSQGLPVDESRRRLLQGIILLAGLSVTVGLLRGLEFLMPPIESISEFPKLLLVDENGNPIKASDIPVNAQPKIAMFNYPLSNEPVFLLNLGDENNNPVAVPPVKVTVPQTGATYTFPGGVGPHKSIVAYSAICQHAGCTFPEMTFYPPGRKAITIKGPMDRVLHCNCHGSTYDPYKGGAVITGPAVAPLPAVILQWDPSTDQLYAVGMIGPVVFGHPGFTNPTQEVVNNPVGDLQGGTPIKGTQTVVNFYQNPALG, from the coding sequence ATGGAGGGTACAAATACCTCTCAGGGTCTGCCCGTAGACGAGTCGAGGCGCAGGCTGCTCCAGGGGATAATACTTCTGGCGGGCCTAAGCGTCACCGTGGGGCTTTTGAGGGGGCTGGAGTTTTTGATGCCGCCTATAGAGAGCATCTCGGAGTTCCCCAAGCTGTTGTTGGTCGATGAAAACGGCAACCCGATCAAGGCCTCGGATATACCTGTGAACGCCCAGCCGAAGATCGCCATGTTCAACTATCCCTTGAGCAACGAGCCGGTCTTCTTGCTAAATCTAGGCGATGAGAACAACAATCCGGTGGCAGTACCCCCCGTCAAAGTGACAGTGCCTCAGACTGGCGCCACGTATACGTTCCCAGGCGGCGTGGGGCCCCACAAGTCCATAGTGGCCTACAGCGCTATATGTCAACACGCCGGCTGTACCTTCCCCGAGATGACCTTCTATCCGCCGGGACGCAAGGCCATCACAATCAAGGGCCCTATGGACAGAGTCCTCCACTGCAACTGCCACGGCTCGACGTATGATCCGTACAAGGGCGGAGCCGTCATAACGGGCCCGGCTGTAGCGCCGCTCCCCGCCGTGATACTCCAGTGGGATCCCTCAACGGACCAGCTATACGCCGTCGGGATGATCGGACCTGTCGTCTTCGGCCATCCTGGCTTCACTAATCCAACGCAGGAAGTAGTGAACAATCCAGTGGGCGATCTGCAGGGAGGCACTCCGATCAAAGGCACTCAGACCGTAGTCAACTTCTATCAGAACCCTGCGCTTGGATAG
- a CDS encoding zf-TFIIB domain-containing protein encodes MARRYCPVCKRAVEEEIVRRENLVIKRCPNCGHVFAQYEVRRAAAK; translated from the coding sequence ATGGCCAGAAGATATTGCCCGGTGTGCAAGAGGGCCGTAGAAGAGGAGATAGTCAGAAGGGAGAACTTGGTCATCAAACGTTGCCCCAACTGCGGCCACGTTTTTGCGCAGTACGAGGTGCGGAGGGCCGCGGCCAAATGA
- a CDS encoding BtpA/SgcQ family protein: protein MSLPRIVGVVHLPPLPGSPRYSGDFSSIVEFAVENARRLEDAGFDGIILENFNDAPFKPRARDPETIAAMAIAAREVRRAVSVQLGVNILRNSGPEAAAVASLSGASFIRVNALCEVVSAPEGLLEPVAREIAEVQARLKSAVKILADVHVKHGWPLHGRPLREVAEDCAERGGASAVVVSGGRTGLPPEPSQLAELAGAGLPVYVGSGTTPDNLKSFRGAYGFIVGTYLKDERGRIDPKKAKIYVEAARDALGLGRG from the coding sequence ATGAGTCTGCCCCGCATCGTAGGCGTCGTCCATCTGCCGCCGCTCCCCGGATCCCCCAGATACTCAGGCGACTTTTCCTCAATAGTCGAGTTCGCCGTAGAGAACGCCAGGCGTCTCGAAGACGCAGGCTTCGACGGAATCATCCTGGAGAACTTCAACGATGCCCCCTTCAAGCCGAGGGCCCGCGACCCCGAGACTATAGCCGCCATGGCCATCGCCGCTAGGGAGGTCCGGAGGGCGGTCTCAGTCCAGCTCGGCGTAAACATACTCAGAAACTCAGGGCCTGAGGCCGCCGCCGTCGCTTCCCTTTCGGGCGCGTCCTTCATTAGGGTCAATGCCCTGTGCGAGGTAGTCTCAGCGCCCGAGGGTCTGTTGGAGCCTGTGGCCAGAGAGATCGCCGAGGTGCAGGCGAGGCTGAAGAGCGCCGTCAAGATCCTAGCCGACGTGCACGTGAAACACGGATGGCCTCTCCACGGGAGACCTCTGCGGGAGGTCGCCGAGGATTGCGCCGAGAGGGGAGGGGCCTCCGCCGTCGTAGTCTCGGGCGGCAGGACGGGCCTTCCCCCCGAGCCGTCGCAATTGGCTGAGCTGGCCGGGGCAGGTCTGCCCGTCTACGTAGGGAGCGGCACTACGCCCGACAACCTCAAGTCGTTCAGAGGAGCGTACGGCTTTATAGTCGGCACTTATCTAAAGGACGAGCGAGGGCGCATAGACCCCAAAAAGGCGAAGATATATGTGGAGGCGGCGCGGGACGCCTTGGGCCTAGGCCGTGGCTGA
- a CDS encoding ethylbenzene dehydrogenase-related protein → MRHNPGSKLGRHKALLLLALVGIVGALYVLAPLPLAQAPSGIVAYKVVGSANLRRPGTESFWQNIPWYNVTLVPNLNQQMIPVLANVPTSGAVPYLMVKAAWNGTDIIILLKWPDPYGPSYAGPASIAGPGHWPLVYNPNGPLNMTFLQLLTSTFHKKYFVINSSYAVIKGSPRPMEYVLAYMAPHYGVYFYGYYVNLTSGHYYPDRAAIMWYMGSQQSPSDCMNIGGGHPNFAVGGQLGQLMQSYLGSNVEPNTGGSLSSGAADIWEWISGATDPKGDNFNYFTNATWDVENGISQAAAEQFAAAPHGFFIHLFANQTGLYDVGDGGIWYPNATGPEPGYFSGYTGAVYENGYWVVEFVRSLQATMPDTVNLVPGQTYDVAFAVWAGKAGETSWDKSISPSFIPLTIATTPPPTTTTTATSTTTSSAAPSTTSAPPTTTAVSGVPWSVVTAAIAGIIIAVIAIAIVFVAVHRKVQTK, encoded by the coding sequence ATGCGGCATAATCCGGGCTCCAAGTTGGGACGCCACAAGGCGTTGTTGCTCCTGGCGCTCGTGGGCATCGTCGGAGCCCTCTATGTCCTTGCGCCGCTCCCGCTGGCGCAGGCGCCCAGCGGGATAGTGGCGTATAAGGTAGTCGGAAGCGCCAATTTACGGAGACCTGGCACTGAGAGCTTCTGGCAGAATATACCTTGGTACAACGTGACGTTGGTCCCCAATTTGAACCAACAGATGATACCTGTGTTGGCCAACGTCCCCACATCGGGCGCCGTGCCGTATCTGATGGTCAAAGCGGCTTGGAACGGGACCGACATAATCATCCTGCTCAAATGGCCGGACCCCTACGGCCCCAGCTACGCTGGACCTGCATCGATAGCAGGTCCGGGCCACTGGCCTCTAGTGTATAACCCCAACGGACCCCTTAACATGACCTTCCTCCAGCTTTTGACGAGCACATTCCACAAGAAGTACTTCGTTATAAACTCCAGCTACGCTGTTATCAAGGGCTCTCCGAGGCCCATGGAATACGTCCTAGCCTATATGGCTCCGCACTACGGCGTTTACTTCTACGGCTATTACGTAAATCTGACCAGCGGGCACTACTATCCTGACAGAGCGGCTATAATGTGGTACATGGGCTCCCAGCAGAGCCCCAGCGACTGTATGAACATAGGAGGCGGACACCCGAACTTCGCCGTGGGAGGCCAGCTGGGCCAGCTAATGCAGAGCTACCTGGGGAGCAACGTGGAGCCAAACACCGGAGGCTCGTTGAGCTCGGGCGCCGCCGATATATGGGAGTGGATCTCTGGAGCCACGGATCCGAAGGGCGACAACTTCAACTACTTCACTAATGCGACGTGGGACGTGGAGAACGGAATAAGCCAAGCCGCTGCCGAGCAGTTCGCCGCGGCTCCGCACGGATTCTTCATACACTTGTTCGCCAATCAGACGGGCTTGTACGACGTTGGCGACGGCGGCATCTGGTACCCCAACGCCACAGGGCCTGAGCCTGGATACTTCAGCGGCTACACAGGCGCCGTCTACGAGAACGGGTATTGGGTCGTCGAATTTGTGAGATCTCTACAAGCCACTATGCCCGACACAGTGAACTTAGTGCCGGGGCAGACGTACGATGTAGCGTTCGCTGTCTGGGCCGGCAAAGCCGGCGAGACCAGCTGGGATAAATCCATATCGCCCTCCTTTATACCTTTGACTATAGCCACGACGCCTCCTCCGACGACGACCACGACTGCTACCTCCACGACCACCTCCTCTGCAGCTCCGTCGACTACGTCCGCTCCGCCTACGACCACTGCAGTCTCCGGAGTGCCGTGGTCTGTTGTAACTGCGGCGATAGCAGGTATAATAATCGCCGTCATCGCCATCGCGATCGTGTTCGTAGCAGTACATAGAAAAGTACAAACGAAATAG
- a CDS encoding ASCH domain-containing protein: MIRHIMLSSRFLDALLRGEKRSTIRPGALKVAEEVYIHSRGVIAAAAKVERVVYKRVRDLTDEDARMDGFGSLEELLAELKRRYRRLGPDSIVTVVVFGEVRPLNEPEETAYGGMRPEQIARLALKRLRLSRRERELLEAVAKYKSIRRAAAALFGDPQERRAIRETLKRAARELRRGGLAEEAGGAEEAEGASEGRRKGRERPPR, encoded by the coding sequence GTGATAAGGCACATTATGCTCTCCTCGAGGTTTCTGGACGCCCTCTTGAGGGGCGAGAAGAGGTCGACGATACGCCCGGGCGCGTTGAAAGTGGCCGAGGAGGTCTACATACACAGCAGGGGGGTTATAGCGGCTGCGGCCAAGGTGGAGAGAGTAGTCTACAAGAGGGTCCGCGATCTGACGGACGAGGACGCCAGAATGGACGGCTTCGGCAGCCTGGAGGAGCTTTTGGCCGAGCTCAAGAGGAGGTACAGACGCCTCGGGCCCGACAGCATTGTTACAGTCGTGGTCTTCGGCGAAGTGAGGCCGCTCAATGAGCCCGAGGAGACCGCCTATGGGGGGATGCGCCCCGAGCAGATAGCGAGGTTGGCCCTAAAGAGGCTCAGATTGAGCAGACGCGAGAGGGAGCTCTTGGAGGCAGTGGCCAAGTACAAGAGCATAAGGAGGGCGGCCGCGGCCCTCTTCGGAGATCCGCAGGAGAGGAGAGCCATCAGAGAGACGTTAAAAAGGGCGGCGAGAGAGCTAAGACGTGGAGGCTTGGCGGAGGAAGCAGGAGGCGCTGAGGAGGCTGAGGGAGCTTCTGAAGGACGTCGGAAGGGCCGAGAGAGACCACCACGCTAG